One genomic region from Pseudoduganella dura encodes:
- a CDS encoding type II secretion system F family protein has translation MNATFALFVVLLFSAVMLLVWGVWTGWAAHRNPEAERVSRRLRGIIGGEARQSDVTIVKERRLSDSADLDTLLRRLPGTRRLDRMLVQAGVQFLVARLLAFCAAGGMAGLLLAALLGLPGPALPVAAAALASLPLLYLARARDRRLARFEHQLPEALDMMSRAMRAGHAFPTALKLAGDESAAPLGTEFRAAFDEVNFGIGMGDALNNLAQRVPSMDLQYFVVAVLIQRETGGNLTELLASISAIIRDRHRLLGQVRVLSAEGRLSAWILCLLPFGAGAMMYAVNPASMSVLATDPAGRQMVGMAALMMVIGVLAMRKIIRIRI, from the coding sequence ATGAACGCCACGTTCGCGCTGTTCGTCGTGCTGCTGTTCTCGGCCGTGATGCTGCTGGTATGGGGCGTCTGGACCGGCTGGGCGGCGCACCGCAACCCCGAGGCGGAGCGCGTGTCGCGCCGGCTGCGCGGCATCATCGGCGGCGAGGCGCGCCAGTCGGACGTGACCATCGTCAAGGAGCGCCGGCTCAGCGACAGCGCCGATCTCGATACGCTGCTGCGCCGCCTGCCCGGCACGCGCCGGCTGGACCGCATGCTGGTGCAGGCCGGCGTGCAGTTCCTGGTGGCGCGGCTGCTGGCCTTCTGCGCCGCCGGCGGCATGGCGGGCTTGCTGCTGGCGGCGTTGCTCGGCTTGCCGGGCCCGGCCTTGCCGGTGGCCGCCGCAGCGCTCGCCAGCCTGCCGCTGCTGTACCTGGCGCGCGCCCGGGACCGACGGCTGGCCCGCTTCGAGCACCAGTTGCCGGAAGCGCTGGACATGATGAGCCGCGCGATGCGCGCCGGCCATGCCTTTCCGACCGCGCTGAAGCTGGCGGGCGACGAGTCGGCCGCCCCGCTGGGCACGGAATTCAGGGCCGCGTTCGACGAAGTCAATTTCGGCATCGGCATGGGCGATGCCCTGAACAACCTGGCGCAGCGCGTGCCCAGCATGGACCTGCAGTACTTCGTGGTGGCCGTGCTGATCCAGCGCGAAACGGGCGGCAACCTGACCGAGCTGCTGGCATCGATCAGCGCCATCATCCGCGACCGCCACCGGCTGCTGGGCCAGGTGCGCGTGCTGTCCGCCGAGGGCCGGCTGTCGGCCTGGATCCTGTGCCTGCTGCCGTTCGGCGCCGGCGCGATGATGTACGCGGTCAATCCCGCGTCGATGAGCGTGCTGGCGACGGATCCCGCGGGCCGCCAGATGGTGGGCATGGCGGCGCTGATGATGGTGATCGGCGTGCTGGCCATGCGCAAGATCATCCGCATCCGGATTTGA
- a CDS encoding type II secretion system F family protein translates to MNNQQILILAAVFVLIFGAAALAMVVLTSDPMKHRLSALDEREAIAREPARDWLRRLSQLAAPLAKLSVPAEGWENSPVRLRFINAGWRGASTPGLFHACKTALTAGLPLATWLLLGDDPQRAGSTTFLSLAVAAACGYYAPDILLKRRIAHRQREIFETFPDALDLMTVCVEAGLAMDAALARVGAEIGLKSPVLAEELQLVTLELRAGNAKDKALRNLALRTGVEDVDALAKMLIQADRFGTSVGVALRIQSEQLRTRRRQLVEERAAKIGTKLLFPLIFFIFPALLVVLLGPSILQIQKALAQMAA, encoded by the coding sequence ATGAACAATCAACAGATACTGATCCTGGCCGCCGTGTTCGTGCTGATCTTCGGCGCCGCAGCGCTGGCGATGGTGGTGCTCACCAGCGACCCGATGAAGCACCGCCTGTCGGCGCTCGACGAACGCGAGGCCATTGCCCGCGAGCCCGCGCGCGACTGGCTGCGGCGCCTGTCGCAACTTGCCGCGCCGCTGGCGAAACTGTCGGTGCCCGCCGAAGGGTGGGAAAACTCGCCGGTACGGCTGCGCTTCATCAACGCCGGCTGGCGCGGCGCGTCCACGCCCGGCCTGTTCCACGCCTGCAAGACGGCGCTGACGGCCGGCCTGCCGCTGGCCACCTGGCTGCTGCTGGGAGACGATCCCCAGCGTGCCGGCAGCACCACCTTCCTGAGCCTGGCGGTTGCCGCGGCATGCGGCTACTACGCGCCGGATATCCTGCTCAAGCGCCGGATCGCCCACCGCCAGCGGGAGATCTTCGAAACCTTCCCCGATGCGCTGGACCTGATGACGGTGTGCGTGGAAGCCGGCCTGGCGATGGATGCCGCGCTGGCCCGCGTGGGCGCGGAAATCGGCCTGAAAAGCCCCGTGCTGGCCGAGGAGCTGCAACTGGTGACGCTGGAACTGCGCGCCGGCAACGCCAAGGACAAGGCGCTGCGCAACCTGGCGCTGCGCACCGGCGTGGAAGACGTGGACGCGCTGGCCAAGATGCTGATCCAGGCCGACCGTTTCGGCACCAGCGTGGGGGTAGCGCTGCGGATCCAGTCGGAGCAGCTGCGCACGCGGCGGCGCCAGCTCGTCGAAGAGCGCGCGGCGAAGATCGGCACGAAACTGCTGTTCCCGCTGATCTTCTTCATCTTTCCCGCGCTGCTGGTGGTGTTGCTGGGACCGTCGATATTGCAGATCCAGAAGGCGCTGGCGCAGATGGCGGCATGA
- a CDS encoding M48 family metalloprotease: protein MAKELHQWYPRMAKYLLGCSLSALLLSMLAMGLGQHGFVHRDVLEIAGPFLVVAGLPLLVAIRFFHDPIEMVWKKYNVTANEAVASRVNGLLKETDGDVRIGQYPAEDANAFAISSVRRGRALIAFSSTLIASASQRQLLAIAAHEIAHLRNGDSRNKVFILAFNEAVRFYPWLLSGAIRDMFRMIWPWVLALTMVLAAVTGFVQGMSAIAGQLLGWFEVLARIAKWPLLIVAGYLVLNWLLEWGFHAYSREREFAADAAGAALTSRAAMIDALSLFTDTEPAGVGVFDTHPSLGERKRRLLQD, encoded by the coding sequence ATGGCGAAGGAACTGCATCAATGGTATCCACGCATGGCGAAATACCTGTTGGGGTGCTCGCTGTCCGCGCTCCTGCTTTCCATGCTGGCGATGGGCCTCGGCCAGCATGGATTCGTGCATCGTGATGTGCTGGAAATAGCCGGGCCATTCCTGGTAGTGGCCGGGCTTCCATTATTGGTCGCGATCCGCTTCTTCCATGACCCGATCGAGATGGTGTGGAAGAAGTACAACGTGACAGCGAACGAGGCAGTGGCAAGCCGGGTGAACGGATTGCTGAAGGAGACCGATGGCGATGTGCGGATTGGACAGTACCCGGCGGAGGATGCCAATGCATTCGCCATTTCATCGGTCCGTCGGGGCAGGGCGCTCATTGCCTTCTCGAGCACGCTGATCGCATCGGCGAGCCAACGCCAGCTGCTCGCGATCGCTGCCCATGAAATTGCGCATCTCAGGAACGGCGACTCCCGCAACAAGGTCTTCATCCTGGCTTTCAACGAGGCCGTGCGTTTCTACCCATGGCTCTTGTCTGGCGCAATCCGCGATATGTTCCGCATGATATGGCCATGGGTGCTGGCTCTTACCATGGTCCTGGCTGCCGTAACCGGTTTCGTGCAGGGAATGTCCGCGATCGCCGGACAGCTGCTCGGCTGGTTCGAGGTGCTGGCAAGGATCGCCAAGTGGCCGCTGCTGATCGTCGCCGGCTATCTGGTCTTGAACTGGCTGCTGGAATGGGGCTTCCATGCATACAGCCGCGAGCGGGAATTCGCAGCTGACGCGGCGGGCGCCGCGTTGACCTCCAGGGCGGCAATGATCGATGCGCTGTCGTTGTTTACCGATACGGAGCCGGCGGGTGTCGGCGTATTCGATACGCATCCATCGCTCGGCGAACGCAAGAGGCGTCTTCTCCAGGACTGA
- a CDS encoding methyl-accepting chemotaxis protein, whose amino-acid sequence MRHLSIKQAFIATFLLALLLAALTLWALLRVSDKQAAATAASQGRYQSYLLADELRQSSDDLTRLARTYVVSGEATYERQYMDILDIRNGAKPRPENYGRIYWDFVAGGLPVPPSSGRSVALQELMKQAGFTEGEFAKLKEAQANSDGLVKTEVIAMNAVKGLFDDGNGNFTRKDAPDPEMARRIMHDAAYHRNKARIMQPLNEFLAMLDARTAASVARAEGETRAAFALAVALLAMSVGGTVLCLLLVYRYIRRNLASATASAARIAQGDLTEEFGAGRDDEVGILMRAIATINGNLAGMIGKIHTSTDEMAVATGEIARGNADLSERTESQASSLQQTASTMETLTQTVQRNASDAGEANRLAANASSIAAQGGDVVAKVVGTMGAIRESSTRIGNITSVIDGIAFQTNILALNAAVEAARAGEQGRGFAVVASEVRNLAQRSAAAAREIKELIGDSAGTVEQGARMADEAGKTMNQVVQAVRQLEGIMAGITSASAEQSTGIGEVNRAVSMMDSITQQNAALVEQAAAAAESLREQAAGLSQAVGSFRLRGSARAVRTGGRLSA is encoded by the coding sequence ATGCGTCATCTGTCTATCAAGCAAGCCTTTATTGCCACGTTCCTCCTCGCGCTGCTGCTGGCGGCGCTCACCCTGTGGGCGCTGCTGCGCGTATCGGACAAGCAGGCCGCCGCCACGGCGGCCAGCCAGGGGCGTTACCAGTCGTACCTGCTGGCCGACGAACTGCGGCAAAGTTCCGACGACCTGACGCGGCTGGCCCGCACCTACGTGGTCTCCGGCGAAGCGACGTATGAACGGCAGTACATGGATATCCTCGATATCCGCAACGGCGCCAAGCCGCGGCCGGAAAACTACGGACGCATCTACTGGGACTTCGTGGCCGGCGGCCTGCCCGTGCCGCCATCGTCGGGCCGGTCGGTCGCGTTGCAGGAGCTGATGAAGCAGGCCGGCTTCACCGAAGGGGAATTCGCCAAGCTGAAGGAGGCGCAGGCCAATTCCGATGGCCTGGTGAAGACCGAAGTGATCGCGATGAACGCCGTCAAGGGCCTGTTCGACGACGGCAACGGCAATTTCACCCGCAAGGATGCGCCGGACCCGGAGATGGCGCGCCGCATCATGCACGACGCCGCGTACCACCGAAACAAGGCCCGCATCATGCAGCCGCTGAACGAATTCCTCGCCATGCTCGATGCCCGCACGGCGGCATCGGTGGCACGGGCCGAAGGGGAGACGCGCGCCGCCTTCGCGCTGGCGGTGGCGCTGCTGGCAATGTCCGTGGGCGGCACCGTGCTGTGCCTGCTGCTGGTGTACCGGTATATCCGGCGCAACCTCGCCAGCGCCACCGCGTCCGCCGCCAGGATCGCGCAGGGCGACCTGACCGAAGAGTTCGGGGCGGGCCGCGACGACGAGGTGGGCATCCTGATGCGCGCCATCGCCACCATCAACGGCAACCTGGCCGGCATGATCGGCAAGATCCATACGAGCACCGACGAGATGGCGGTGGCCACCGGCGAGATCGCGCGCGGCAATGCCGACCTGTCGGAGCGCACCGAATCGCAGGCCAGTTCCCTGCAGCAGACCGCCAGCACGATGGAAACGCTGACCCAGACCGTGCAGCGCAATGCCAGCGACGCGGGCGAGGCGAACCGGCTGGCGGCGAACGCCTCGTCGATCGCCGCGCAGGGCGGCGACGTGGTGGCGAAGGTGGTCGGCACCATGGGCGCGATCCGCGAAAGCTCGACCCGCATCGGCAACATCACCAGCGTGATCGACGGCATCGCTTTCCAGACCAATATCCTGGCGCTCAATGCCGCCGTGGAAGCGGCGCGCGCCGGCGAACAGGGGCGCGGCTTTGCCGTGGTGGCATCCGAGGTGCGCAACCTGGCGCAGCGCAGCGCGGCGGCGGCGCGTGAAATCAAGGAACTGATCGGCGATTCGGCCGGCACGGTGGAGCAGGGCGCGCGCATGGCCGACGAGGCGGGCAAGACGATGAACCAGGTGGTCCAGGCGGTGCGCCAGCTCGAAGGCATCATGGCCGGCATCACCAGCGCCAGTGCCGAGCAGAGCACCGGCATCGGCGAAGTCAACCGCGCCGTCAGCATGATGGATTCGATCACCCAGCAGAACGCGGCGCTGGTCGAACAGGCCGCGGCGGCGGCCGAAAGCCTGCGCGAACAGGCGGCCGGCCTGTCGCAGGCCGTCGGCAGCTTCCGCCTGCGCGGGAGCGCCAGGGCGGTAAGAACCGGCGGGCGGCTTTCGGCGTAA
- a CDS encoding SIR2 family protein yields the protein MKVFLSYSKGDKRVVDDIAATLQSFGHDVEDSGLNREPRDKPLLEAVDSADAVIPVISEHAFRSKRVQNEFSVIALARATGKRDQAIVPIVLDKSPIPNYFTEWQAIDFSSSVEQSLKRLKDALTPDGSEDAGNVTTASAEVATKADEHSKQVETLRRALRAGALTLMCGAGTSVAAGIPVWNALLLKLLGSMMQRLSKDHAIALTEHAAQEFLSRTDASALILGKYLKTNLGGDFTSEVRDVLYSTSPAGSPLIDSIVELARPQRDSRALDSIITFNFDALFEENLTRNNINNKSIFSEAIKHESCELPIYHVHGFLPRKGPVDTAGLVFSEDAYHSQFIDPFSWSNLIQLNKLTQNTCLFVGISLTDPNMRRLLDVAWRKNAEKTLPHFIIKLAPRQHSALDQRILRILEEQDANGLGLNVIWINDYTEIPGLLLQIAARTGIAA from the coding sequence ATGAAAGTCTTCCTCAGTTACAGCAAGGGCGACAAGCGGGTCGTCGATGACATCGCGGCTACGCTGCAATCGTTCGGTCACGACGTCGAAGACTCGGGATTGAACCGTGAACCACGCGACAAGCCATTGCTGGAAGCTGTTGATTCGGCTGATGCGGTCATTCCCGTCATCAGCGAGCATGCATTCCGTTCAAAGCGCGTGCAAAATGAATTTTCCGTCATCGCGCTTGCCCGTGCCACGGGGAAGCGCGATCAGGCGATCGTGCCGATCGTTCTGGACAAGTCACCTATCCCGAATTACTTCACAGAGTGGCAGGCGATCGATTTTTCGTCGAGCGTCGAGCAGTCGTTGAAGCGCCTGAAAGACGCCTTGACGCCGGATGGATCGGAAGATGCCGGAAATGTCACAACGGCATCGGCGGAAGTTGCTACCAAGGCCGATGAGCACAGCAAACAGGTCGAGACTTTGCGTCGCGCCTTGCGCGCGGGCGCGTTGACCTTGATGTGCGGCGCCGGTACGTCCGTTGCTGCCGGCATACCGGTCTGGAACGCACTGCTGCTGAAGCTACTGGGCTCGATGATGCAGCGCCTGTCGAAGGATCATGCGATCGCTCTGACGGAACACGCGGCACAGGAGTTCCTGTCGCGCACCGATGCTTCGGCGCTAATCCTGGGCAAATACCTGAAAACCAACCTCGGCGGGGATTTCACGTCGGAAGTAAGAGACGTCCTGTATTCCACCAGCCCGGCAGGTTCACCGCTCATTGACAGCATCGTCGAACTTGCCCGCCCCCAGCGCGACAGTCGTGCGCTGGACTCGATCATCACCTTCAATTTCGATGCATTATTCGAAGAAAATCTGACACGCAATAATATCAACAACAAGTCGATTTTTTCCGAGGCGATCAAGCATGAATCGTGCGAGCTGCCGATTTATCATGTCCACGGTTTCCTCCCACGCAAAGGGCCGGTCGATACAGCGGGCCTTGTATTCAGCGAAGACGCATATCATAGTCAGTTCATCGACCCGTTCAGCTGGTCGAATCTTATCCAGCTCAACAAACTGACACAGAACACCTGCCTGTTCGTCGGCATCAGCCTCACGGACCCGAACATGCGTCGTCTGCTGGATGTCGCCTGGCGCAAGAACGCCGAAAAAACGCTGCCGCATTTCATCATCAAGCTGGCTCCAAGGCAGCATTCCGCACTCGACCAACGCATCCTTCGCATCCTCGAGGAACAGGATGCCAACGGGCTGGGCCTGAACGTCATCTGGATCAATGACTACACGGAGATCCCGGGCTTGCTGCTCCAGATTGCCGCCCGTACGGGCATTGCCGCCTAG